One genomic region from Metallosphaera tengchongensis encodes:
- a CDS encoding DUF1404 domain-containing protein: protein MISYVGEVKKSPTNLVVSLLLIALFVNPLVESLQSVNPIVFMLDHYAMFLSGSLLGYRYFKGSVLTFSLGSFLAVFWHVPLFFDLAGSYISYRLICEATLVLGGVLAGSYIPRMNLTTKVTSLALYMLGDSLLSIFFILGYPQYSSQDFPLLSWGPSQLPAVGITMFVVMNLVLIYAIFKLMKNISLI from the coding sequence ATGATATCTTATGTAGGAGAAGTTAAGAAGAGTCCGACTAACCTCGTTGTGTCCCTTCTCTTGATAGCCCTATTCGTTAATCCATTGGTGGAGAGCCTACAGTCCGTAAACCCCATTGTCTTCATGTTGGATCATTACGCTATGTTCCTCTCAGGTTCCCTCTTAGGTTACAGATACTTCAAGGGGTCTGTCCTAACGTTCTCGCTGGGTTCATTCCTAGCCGTTTTTTGGCACGTCCCGCTCTTCTTCGACCTAGCTGGATCTTACATCTCGTATAGATTAATTTGCGAGGCCACCCTAGTCCTGGGCGGAGTCTTAGCTGGCTCATATATCCCTAGAATGAACTTAACTACCAAAGTAACTTCTCTGGCGCTCTACATGCTTGGAGACTCCTTGTTGAGCATCTTCTTCATCCTGGGATACCCACAGTATTCAAGCCAAGACTTCCCCCTCCTCTCATGGGGTCCCTCCCAACTTCCAGCAGTGGGCATTACCATGTTCGTGGTAATGAACTTGGTCTTGATTTACGCCATCTTTAAGCTGATGAAGAACATATCTCTCATTTGA
- the soxB gene encoding proton pump complex quinol oxidase subunit SoxB — protein sequence MKLYPKTSLGISLLYTAGGLAWLAAMGIAALWFRTILLSPHVNQASGYAVAPLYYFLVTFHGQAAMMMIVEDIALSVFAYSLYKSNMSTIHNKLLTLAFFLINLPMIVTFVGGPTTGWYMYPPLSLQLGSWIYFGSFPASLATKLVGLAYFMMFLNALGAIVASVTMFADGYRTRPREGKIPIFAAYGMAFGGALIFITEFALAAAEFWYVLYFWASVPVNPLTWVVLFWFWGHPVVYFAPFTIFGGLYYFIPKFAGRSLYSEKWARYNIILLFTFSMLAWVHHLQTWPLPTVLRAFITPTTLVLAAGSGLTVLNLGLTIATGRGYEWKNPIGLSALVALIGFILAGLQALILPLNPLNVLVHNTYYVVGHFHLMIWTIIVVGYIAVLLDMLSSKMNGASLSSLGSGMVSGGVIMWTIGALLLGYTMSYAGYEGLIRRWVAYPVRFLNYMDWMTIFAVIMGASFFMYGLPVLLTLLGIKTSAFWETSGMTGISSSPPSVPGIMAQGKEDKPSKKLQ from the coding sequence CAATGGGGATAGCTGCACTATGGTTCAGGACCATATTACTCTCCCCCCATGTTAACCAGGCCAGCGGATACGCTGTAGCGCCCCTCTATTACTTCCTGGTCACTTTTCACGGACAAGCGGCCATGATGATGATAGTGGAGGACATAGCGCTATCAGTTTTTGCCTACTCACTTTACAAAAGCAACATGAGTACGATACACAACAAGCTCCTTACGCTTGCCTTCTTCCTCATAAACTTGCCCATGATTGTAACGTTTGTAGGCGGACCAACTACAGGCTGGTACATGTATCCTCCCCTATCTCTACAGCTCGGAAGCTGGATATACTTTGGATCTTTTCCAGCTAGTCTAGCTACAAAATTGGTGGGACTTGCGTACTTTATGATGTTCCTAAACGCGTTGGGAGCCATCGTTGCGTCCGTGACCATGTTCGCTGACGGTTACAGGACTAGACCCAGGGAGGGGAAGATACCCATCTTCGCGGCATACGGAATGGCGTTCGGTGGAGCTCTCATATTCATCACTGAGTTCGCCCTAGCAGCTGCGGAGTTTTGGTACGTGCTTTACTTTTGGGCCTCCGTCCCAGTGAATCCGTTGACTTGGGTGGTTCTTTTCTGGTTCTGGGGACATCCCGTGGTGTATTTTGCTCCCTTTACCATATTTGGAGGGCTATACTACTTCATACCCAAATTCGCAGGGAGGTCTCTATATAGTGAAAAATGGGCAAGGTACAACATCATCCTCCTGTTTACCTTCAGCATGTTAGCGTGGGTCCATCACTTGCAAACCTGGCCTCTGCCTACAGTACTGAGGGCATTCATAACTCCCACAACCCTTGTCCTTGCAGCTGGTTCTGGGCTAACTGTCCTGAACCTTGGATTGACCATTGCGACCGGGAGGGGATATGAATGGAAAAACCCCATAGGTCTATCTGCTCTCGTTGCCTTGATAGGGTTCATATTGGCCGGTCTCCAGGCGTTGATCCTTCCTCTTAACCCCCTCAATGTCCTGGTTCACAATACGTATTACGTAGTGGGACACTTCCACCTGATGATATGGACGATTATTGTAGTAGGTTACATTGCAGTGCTCTTGGATATGCTCTCGTCCAAGATGAACGGAGCCTCCCTGTCTAGTTTAGGATCTGGAATGGTTAGTGGGGGAGTCATAATGTGGACTATTGGAGCTCTTCTCCTCGGATATACAATGAGCTACGCAGGGTATGAAGGTTTAATAAGGAGGTGGGTAGCCTACCCTGTTAGGTTCTTAAATTACATGGACTGGATGACAATATTCGCGGTAATCATGGGAGCGAGTTTCTTCATGTATGGGTTGCCCGTCCTACTGACTTTACTGGGCATAAAGACCTCAGCTTTCTGGGAGACCTCTGGAATGACTGGGATATCTTCGTCTCCCCCCTCAGTCCCGGGGATAATGGCGCAAGGTAAGGAAGACAAACCTAGCAAGAAACTCCAGTGA